TCGCATTTGCCCGCGCAGTCGGCGCGGCACAGGGTACACAGGCCGGATTCGGCGGGCGTGCCCCGGTTGGCGGTTCCTAGGACGTCGTTGGTTTTTTGGGGCTGCATGGCGGGGGGTCTCCTTTGGCGGCCAAGGGGCCGTGTCGTGGTGTAAGGGAAGGCCGGGCGGGACGGATGGTCCCGGCCCGGAGGCTGTTGCGGGCTCGTGCGGCGGCCCCTTGAAAGCGACGTCAGGAGGTCAACCGTTGTGCGGCGCGGGGGGGCGGGCGGCCCGCACCAGGGCGGACTGACCGGCCCTGGCCGCGAGGCGGACGGCCCGGCGCAGTTCATGCACGGCCGGGAGGCCGGGAGGGGGTTTGGGCGGGGCCTTGACGGCCTCGGCCAGGGAGGCCCCCAGGACGGCGGCGCACCACAGGGAGGCGGCGGCCATGCCCGGGCCGGGCAGGCTGGTCAGGAATCCGGCGTCGACGATGCGGCCCTTGGCGACGCTGACGAAGATTTCGATGAAACCGCCCTGGTGGTCCACGACCCGGGCCGAGGCCGTGGGGTTGGCCGGGATGCCCAGATGGGGCGGATCGAAGGCCGCTTCCCACAGGGGGTGGCCGGGAAGCCACGGCGTCGCGGGGGCGTCTTGGCGGTCTTTGCGGGAGGACGATTCGGCGGGGTTCATCGGTTTTCGAAGCGTTTGTGCCGGTCGAAGTCGAAATCCTGGGGCAGATGCCGCCCCTGGCGCAGGATGATCGCCAGCGCCGCCACGGCCAACACGGCCACAATGGCCGCCGTGGCCCAGAATAAGGATGTCGCAAGCAGGTTCATGGCGCGTCCACCAGCCGGTTCCGGGATGATGGGCGAGACTGTGGCGGGAAACGCGTTTGCCCGCAAATTTGTCGGAATCTTCAGACAGGCGCGACAGGTTCGACAGACGCGACAGTCGCGACAGACCCGGCCCGGGGACAAGAGGGGGCAAAGCGGCTGCCCGTACGGCTTCCGCAAGCGGGGAATCTGCGCAGGCGGCAGCGCATGCGGACAGCTCACGGGGGATGCCCGCCCGTGAAAAACACGGGGGTATTTTTCACAGTGCGCAGGGTCAGGCGTTTACAAACGAAACGAATTCAAGGTGTTGCTGCTTGTTGAAACACGACAGACAGTCCCGGACGCAGCGCTAGGGCAGGATGTCGTCCTTTTCCAGGGCGTAGCGGAAAAAGTCCGCCGTGGTGCGCAGGTTGAGCTTTTTCATGATGCGCGTCCGGTAGGTTCCGGCGGTCTGCACCGTGACCCGCATGGCGGCGGCCACGTCGGTGAGCTTCTCGCCCCGGGCCAGGCGGTGCATGACCTCGCGCTCCCGGGGCGACAGGCGCGGGGATTTCCCGCCCGGGCCGCCCTGGGTGGTCAGTTCGCCGGACAGGCCTGGGCTGACGTAGGTCTCGCCGCAGAGCACCTTTTCGATGGCCTGGGCCAGCTCGCCGGGGGCGGAGTTCTTGCCCAGATAGCCGTTGGCCGAAAGGGCCAGGGCGCGCCGGGCGTATTCGGCCTCCACATGCATGCTTAAGATGATGACCGGCAGTTCCGGGTCATGGCCACGGATGGCGGCCAGGGTCGCAAAACCGCTTTCGTCGGGCAGCGACAGGTCCAGGAGCACCAGACCGCAGGGATGGGCCCGGACCAGGGCCAGGGCCTCGGCCGAGGTTGCGGCCTCCAGGAAACGGAACTCCCGGGGCATGTCGGCCAGGATGTCCATGGTTCCCCGGCGCACCACGGCGTGGTCGTCCACCACCAGGACGACCAGGGCGGCGTCCTTCTCGCGCTTGTTCGGGGTCATGGCGTTTTTCTCCGGCGGGCCAGGGGCAGCACGGCCGTGACCGTGATCCCGCCGTTTTTGGCCGGGCGCACGTCCACGTCGCCGCCGAAAAAGCGCATGCGTTCGCGCATGCCCAGGATGCCGTAGGCCGTGGGATCGTCAAGGGCCTTGTGCGGCGCGCCCCGGCCGTCGTCGGCCACCACAAGGCGCATCTCGCGTTTCGTGGCGGACAGATGCACCCGCACCCGGCTGGCCCCGGCGTGTCGGGCCACGTTGGTCAGGGCCTCCTGAAGCACCCGGAAAAGGGCCGTGGCCTGTTCCGGGTCGATGCCCGGCATGGCCTCGGCCGTCTCAACCTCAACGGCGATCCCGGCGCTTGCGGCAAAGGCCCGGGCATGGGCGGACACGGCCTCGCTAAGGCCCAGGTCGTCGAGAATGGCCGGGCGCAGTTCCCGGGCGATGCGGCGCACGGTGGAAAGGGCGCTTTCGGCCAGGGCGGCGATGTCCGCGATGTGTTTCCGGGGGGCCGTGTCGTCCGGGGGCAGGCGCTTTCCCAGGCGGGAAAGCCCCATGGACAGGGCGGTGAGGGTCTGGCCCAGCTCGTCGTGGATCTCCCGGGAGATGCGGCGGCGTTCCTGCTCCACACTGTCGCGCAGATGGGCCGAAAGGTTGCGGATGCGCTGCCGGGACTGTTCCAGGCTTTTGCGGGCGGTTTCCCCCCGGGTGATCTCCCGGCGCAGGTCCGCGTTGGCCTGCACAAGTTCGGCCGTGCGCGCGGCCACGCGCTCTTCCAGGCGCTCGTTGGCCTCGCGCAGGGCCTTTTGGGCGGCCACCCGGTCGGTCACGTCGCGCAGGCTCAGGCGCAGCCCCATGGGTTCGCCGTCCGGGCCGGACACCCTTGTGGTCTCCTGGGCCACCCAGACCACGGCCCCGTCCGGGCGCAGGATGCGGAAATCCATGGACGGCGCGCCCGCCTCCCGGGCCTGGTCCAGGCCCGCGCGCCATCCCGGAAAATCGTGGGGGTGGATGACCCGGGCGAAAAAATCCGGATCGGCCAGGGCCTCTTCCGGGGACCGTCCGGTGATGCGGGCGCACGACGGCGAGACGTAGCGCGCCCGGCCGTCCGGGCCCAGCCACACCTCCCAGTCGTAGGTGAAATCGGCCACGGTGCGGTACACGACCATGGCCCGGCGCAGGGCGTCGGCGTCGCCGTCGTCAGGCGTTGCGGGGTCGATGCTCATGCCGCAAGCATAGCCGCTTTCACCTGGAAGCGGAAGGCATGGGACCGGCCGCGCGGGACGGCCGGTCCTCCTTCCTGGGTGGTCCGTAGGACGGCGGGAGCGTCCCTGTTACGGGATTCCAAAGGGAGAAGCCCTTTGGCCCCCGGAGGGCTCCCCCCTGCCCATTCCCAGCATCCCGCCTACTTGCGTCCGCCGCGTCCGCCCCGGCCTCCGGCCTCGCGGCCCGTGGCCGCCGGGGCCTGGCGTTCCGTGGCGGGCGGCTTGCGCATGGTCTGCCCGGCGGCGGCGGACTGGCCGAACCCGGTCTTGCCGAACACGTCCGTGTTGTCGGAATAGCCCTGCGGGGCCTGGGCCATGGTGCGGGAGGCCTGCGGGGCCGTGCCCGGGGCCGTGCGGGCGGCCTGGGACTGGGACATTCCCTGGGTCGTGCTCGGGGCCGGGGCCGTGCGGGCAGCCTGGGAGGACGGCTGCGCCGTGGTCTTGGCCGTGGTCTGGGCGGGCATGTTCTGCACCTGCCCATCGCCCACGGTGGCCGTCTTGGACTGCCCGGTGGCGTTGTTGGTGCCGGTGACCGTGGCCTGGCCCTTGGTGGCCGTGGCGTCTACGGAATAGTCGCCGCCGCTTTTCGTCTGCACGTCGGCCCCGGCGCTGACGGAACCCTGGCCGGAGCCCAGGTTGCTGCCGGTGGCGTAGGTCTGGGCCGTGGCGGCATTGCCGCCGCTTCCGGCCACG
Above is a genomic segment from Desulfolutivibrio sulfodismutans DSM 3696 containing:
- a CDS encoding response regulator transcription factor; protein product: MTPNKREKDAALVVLVVDDHAVVRRGTMDILADMPREFRFLEAATSAEALALVRAHPCGLVLLDLSLPDESGFATLAAIRGHDPELPVIILSMHVEAEYARRALALSANGYLGKNSAPGELAQAIEKVLCGETYVSPGLSGELTTQGGPGGKSPRLSPREREVMHRLARGEKLTDVAAAMRVTVQTAGTYRTRIMKKLNLRTTADFFRYALEKDDILP
- a CDS encoding PAS domain-containing sensor histidine kinase, yielding MSIDPATPDDGDADALRRAMVVYRTVADFTYDWEVWLGPDGRARYVSPSCARITGRSPEEALADPDFFARVIHPHDFPGWRAGLDQAREAGAPSMDFRILRPDGAVVWVAQETTRVSGPDGEPMGLRLSLRDVTDRVAAQKALREANERLEERVAARTAELVQANADLRREITRGETARKSLEQSRQRIRNLSAHLRDSVEQERRRISREIHDELGQTLTALSMGLSRLGKRLPPDDTAPRKHIADIAALAESALSTVRRIARELRPAILDDLGLSEAVSAHARAFAASAGIAVEVETAEAMPGIDPEQATALFRVLQEALTNVARHAGASRVRVHLSATKREMRLVVADDGRGAPHKALDDPTAYGILGMRERMRFFGGDVDVRPAKNGGITVTAVLPLARRRKTP